The proteins below are encoded in one region of Rhododendron vialii isolate Sample 1 chromosome 7a, ASM3025357v1:
- the LOC131333063 gene encoding plasmodesmata-located protein 8 → MSSRRTLHPHSSTTLSLLLLSLLSDHLRRATANVFIYAGCSQEKFQPSSPFETNLNTLLNSAVSSSSQSSYNSFALVGNDTTSPATAATPPDEPAVYGLYQCRGDLNLPDCSRCVQSAINQISLVCPYALGASLQLDSCFIRYEHMDFLGKLDAGLRYKKCSVKSVTNDEEFFRRRDDVLADVEGAIGFRVSSSGLVEGFGQCLGDLGAADCTACLAEAVGKLKSLCGSAVAADVFLDQCYARYWASGYYDTSSDSSSEDEVGKTVAIIVGVVAGVAVFIVLISVCQRAVGSR, encoded by the exons atgtcGAGTagaagaacccttcacccacaCTCCTCCACAACACTCTCTctgctcctcctctctctcctctccgaCCACCTCCGCCGCGCCACCGCCAACGTCTTCATCTACGCCGGCTGCTCCCAAGAGAAATTCCAACCGAGCTCCCCCTTCGAAACCAACCTCAACACCCTCCTCAACTCCGccgtctcctcctcctcccagTCCTCCTACAACAGCTTCGCCCTCGTTGGCAACGACACCACCTCCCCTGCCACGGCGGCCACGCCACCAGACGAACCCGCCGTCTACGGCCTGTACCAATGCCGTGGGGACTTGAACTTGCCAGACTGCTCCAGATGTGTGCAAAGTGCAATAAACCAAATCAGCCTAGTGTGTCCCTACGCATTAGGGGCTAGTTTGCAATTAGACAGCTGTTTTATAAG gtACGAGCATATGGATTTCTTGGGGAAATTGGACGCGGGGCTAAGGTACAAGAAGTGTAGCGTGAAAAGCGTGACGAACGACGAGGAGTTCTTTAGGAGGAGGGATGACGTGCTGGCCGACGTGGAAGGGGCGATCGGGTTCCGGGTCAGTAGCTCGGGTTTGGTCGAAGGGTTCGGGCAGTGTCTGGGTGATCTGGGAGCCGCGGATTGTACGGCTTGCCTGGCGGAAGCCGTCGGGAAGCTGAAGAGCTTGTGTGGCTCGGCTGTGGCGGCTGATGTGTTCTTGGACCAGTGTTATGCCAGGTACTGGGCTTCTGGCTATTATGATACTTCTTCAG ATTCTTCCAGCGAGGATGAGGTGGGAAAAACAGTGGCCATAATTGTAGGGGTGGTGGCCGGCGTAGCTGTTTTCATTGTTCTTATCTCAGTTTGCCAAAGAGCAGTGG GATCAAGGTAG
- the LOC131333980 gene encoding auxin-responsive protein SAUR36-like, protein MKFRIRGFKLKHRVTTLFRCMSRVNCISSGYHRLDPPTPRSKPVSKLFSCIRTTVKALCSTSPGRLSGRSYAPLDKPVAAPKGKLAVYVGQKDGDFRRVLVPVIYFNHPLFGDLLREAEKEYGFDHPGGITIPCRISEFESVKTRIAAGRGCRKLLTWRKGS, encoded by the coding sequence ATGAAATTCAGGATCCGAGGATTCAAACTCAAGCACCGGGTCACCACACTTTTCCGGTGCATGTCCCGGGTAAACTGCATATCTTCCGGGTACCACCGCCTAGACCCGCCAACACCCAGATCCAAACCAGTATCCAAACTCTTCTCCTGCATCAGGACAACGGTCAAGGCCCTCTGCTCCACTTCCCCGGGCCGGCTTTCGGGTCGGAGCTACGCGCCTCTGGACAAGCCAGTGGCGGCGCCGAAGGGGAAGCTGGCCGTGTACGTGGGACAGAAAGATGGTGATTTCCGTCGGGTATTGGTGCCGGTGATATATTTTAACCACCCCTTGTTTGGGGACTTGTTGAGGGAGGCGGAGAAGGAATACGGGTTCGATCACCCGGGCGGTATCACAATCCCTTGTCGCATatcggagttcgagagtgtcaaGACCCGGATCGCAGCCGGGCGCGGTTGCCGGAAGTTGCTGACGTGGAGGAAGGGGTCTTGA
- the LOC131333284 gene encoding pectinesterase 2, with product MPIQSFIAALAFLSLLSPAVSGHSPTDVRAWCSQTPHPEPCEYFLTRDPKYYARPINKKSDFFKLSVELALDRAVQAQADAYRLGSRWANELEKAAAADCLDLYNFTIKQLNRTSLDMHANRVDAQTWLSSSLTNLETCRAGFIDFGVTDNIILPLMNNNVSSLISNTLAMNKVPYGIWGKYKQGFPNWVSPGNRKLLQSTSPAAVANIVVAKDGSGNYTTVVAAVAAVAGMRSGNGRFVIYVKAGTYKENVEIRLSNITLVGDGIGKTVITGSKSVRGGSTTFASATIAVVGDGFIGQGITIRNTAGAANGQAVALRVDSDLSVFYQCSFEGYQDTLYVHSQRQFYKGCDIYGTVDFVFGNAAVVLQNCSIYARYPGHGKGNTITAQGRIDPNQNTGISVHECQVIAASDLKPLLGSVQTYLGRPWRKYSRTVFMKTYLGNLVNPAGWLPWRGDFALSTLYYGEYMNTGSGSSTANRVNWTGYHAITSASVASEFTVANFIAGESWLPATKVPFTAGLG from the exons ATGCCGATTCAATCGTTCATCGCGGCACttgcctttctctctctcctatctccgGCCGTTTCTGGCCATTCCCCGACCGATGTAAGAGCTTGGTGCAGCCAAACACCCCACCCCGAACCCTGTGAGTACTTCTTGACCCGCGACCCGAAATATTACGCCCGACCCATCAACaaaaaatctgattttttcaaACTCTCCGTGGAGCTCGCCCTAGACAGAGCCGTGCAAGCCCAAGCCGACGCTTACCGGCTCGGCTCAAGGTGGGCTAACGAGCTCGAAAAAGCCGCGGCAGCTGATTGCCTCGATCTCTACAACTTCACCATAAAACAGCTCAACAGGACGTCACTCGATATGCATGCCAACCGGGTCGACGCTCAAACGTGGCTCAGCTCCTCTTTGACTAACCTCGAGACATGCCGAGCCGGCTTCATTGATTTTGGCGTCACTGACAATATTATTCTCCCCTTGATGAATAACAATGTGTCTAGCTTGATTAGCAACACTTTGGCCATGAACAAAGTCCCATATGGTATTTGGGGTAAATATAAACAAGGGTTTCCTAATTGGGTTTCGCCCGGTAACCGAAAACTTCTGCAGTCGACATCTCCGGCGGCTGTGGCAAATATCGTGGTGGCCAAGGACGGGTCGGGGAATTATACGACGGTGGTGGCAGCGGTGGCAGCCGTGGCGGGGATGCGGTCGGGGAATGGGAGGTTTGTGATTTATGTGAAGGCAGGGACTTACAAGGAAAATGTTGAGATAAGATTGTCTAACATTACGTTGGTTGGGGATGGCATTGGTAAGACTGTAATTACTGGAAGCAAAAGTGTTAGAGGAGGCTCTACAACCTTCGCTTCAGCTACTATTG CGGTGGTCGGAGACGGGTTCATTGGACAAGGCATCACAATCCGAAACACGGCCGGAGCAGCTAACGGCCAGGCCGTGGCCCTCCGGGTCGATTCCGACCTCTCTGTCTTCTACCAGTGCAGCTTCGAAGGGTACCAAGACACGCTTTACGTGCATTCCCAAAGACAATTCTACAAGGGATGTGACATTTATGGTACGGTAGACTTCGTATTTGGCAATGCCGCCGTAGTACTCCAAAACTGTAGCATTTACGCACGCTATCCCGGCCATGGCAAGGGCAACACCATAACCGCACAGGGTCGGATCGACCCTAACCAAAATACCGGAATTTCAGTTCACGAGTGTCAGGTGATTGCAGCCTCTGACTTGAAACCACTTTTAGGGTCGGTCCAGACGTACCTCGGGCGGCCTTGGAGGAAATATTCGCGCACGGTTTTCATGAAGACTTACCTTGGTAACCTAGTCAACCCCGCTGGATGGTTACCGTGGAGAGGTGATTTTGCCCTTTCTACTTTGTACTACGGAGAGTACATGAACACGGGTTCCGGATCATCCACGGCTAATAGGGTAAACTGGACTGGATACCATGCGATTACTAGTGCCAGTGTAGCTTCTGAATTTACCGTTGCAAATTTCATCGCGGGTGAGTCGTGGTTGCCGGCCACCAAGGTTCCATTCACGGCCGGCCTTGGATGA
- the LOC131331952 gene encoding probable pectinesterase/pectinesterase inhibitor 36, with translation MDHSGKNKSSSSYRQTSLQKNHITKTTSPIQDTENDAFFSFVLIDSFFFLFFLLQIYLGRQRRPSRNPGGLLAAWNAATSKANLVVAQDGSGSHKTINEAVAAVGRMGRRRLERVVIHVKAGVYHERVEIGRDLKHLMFVGDGMDKTIVTGSRNVVDGATTLSSATFGVSGDGFWARDMTFENTAGPHKHQAVALRVSSDLAIFYRCSIKGYQDTLYVHSQRQFYRDCQIYGTVDFIFGDAPVVLQNCDIYVRKPLDNQSNMITAQGRENPNEHTGISILNSRVRPAPEFSMVKGRFKSYLGRPWRKYSRTVFLKTDLDGLVDPRGWTEWGTGGLAPSTLYYGEYLNSGTGALTRGRVRWVGFHVIRDPKEASPFTVRNFIQGESWIPATGVPFWLDI, from the exons ATGGATCATTCTGGAAAAAACAAATCTAGCTCATCATATAGACAAACCAGTTTGCAGAAAAACCATATTACAAAGACCACCAGCCCAATACAAGACACAGAAAAtgatgcatttttttcttttgtcctcatcgattcctttttctttctattcttTTTGTTACAAATTTATTTAGGACGGCAAAGGAGACCCAGCCGGAACCCTGGGGGGCTGTTAGCAGCATGGAATGCAGCAACATCCAAGGCCAACCTGGTAGTAGCTCAAGATGGGTCCGGCAGTCACAAGACCATAAACGAGGCGGTGGCTGCAGTCGGTAGAATGGGCCGAAGGCGGCTGGAGAGAGTGGTAATCCACGTCAAAGCCGGGGTTTACCACgagagagtggagattggaaggGACTTGAAGCACCTCATGTTTGTGGGCGACGGCATGGACAAGACCATCGTCACCGGCAGCAGAAATGTTGTGGACGGTGCTACCACTCTGAGCTCGGCCACATTTG GAGTATCAGGAGACGGATTTTGGGCAAGGGACATGACATTCGAGAACACAGCCGGTCCCCATAAGCATCAAGCAGTGGCACTGAGAGTGAGCTCGGACCTCGCAATCTTCTACCGATGCAGCATCAAAGGCTACCAAGACACGCTCTACGTGCATTCTCAGAGGCAGTTCTATCGCGACTGCCAAATTTATGGCACGGTCGACTTCATATTTGGCGACGCCCCAGTAGTCCTCCAAAACTGCGACATCTACGTGAGGAAGCCCTTGGACAACCAATCCAACATGATAACCGCCCAGGGGAGGGAAAATCCCAACGAACACACGGGCATTTCGATATTGAACTCGCGCGTCAGGCCAGCGCCTGAGTTTAGCATGGTCAAGGGGCGGTTCAAAAGTTACTTGGGCCGCCCGTGGAGAAAGTACTCTAGGACCGTCTTTTTGAAGACGGACCTTGATGGGTTGGTTGATCCAAGAGGGTGGACTGAATGGGGTACTGGAGGACTTGCCCCTTCTACTCTGTATTATGGGGAGTATCTGAATTCGGGTACCGGGGCTTTAACCCGTGGAAGGGTGAGATGGGTCGGGTTTCATGTGATCCGCGACCCGAAGGAAGCTAGCCCATTTACCGTTCGGAACTTCATACAGGGGGAGTCTTGGATTCCGGCCACTGGTGTGCCCTTTTGGCTTGACATTTGA